A window of Parambassis ranga chromosome 10, fParRan2.1, whole genome shotgun sequence contains these coding sequences:
- the selenot2 gene encoding selenoprotein T2, with product MAEYSQAGLLAALLLFTALTVRDVYLGRSRGRKPTDGAGLYPNTGPDTEAGKPTKPSLYTGPVLKFQYCISUGYSRVFQEYAQAISQVYPDIRIQGENYPPTPFNRVMGNLISYLKLLSILLIISGQNPFVLLSLDTPRAWTWSQDNKIFSCLMAFFLCNMMETHFLSTGAFEVTLNDVPLWSKLQSGYVPNIQEMFQILDNHLKMNEMGQVNFS from the exons ATGGCGGAGTACAGCCAGGCCGGGCTCCTGGCGGCGCTGCTCCTCTTCACGGCTCTTACGGTCCGAGACGTTTATCTTGGCAGATCGCGCGGACGGAAGCCGACCGACGGCGCAGGCCTCTACCCGAACACAGGGCCGGACACAGAGGCCGGGAAACCCACCAAACCGTCCCTGTACACCGGGCCAGTCCTCAAGTTCCAGTACTG taTTTCCTGAGGCTACAGCAGAGTGTTCCAGGAATATGCGCAGGCCATCAGCCAGGTGTACCCGGACATCCGGATTCAGGGAGAGAactacccccccacccccttcaaCAG gGTTATGGGAAACCTGATCTCCTACCTGAAGCTGCTCTCCATTCTGCTGATTATCAGTGGTCAGAAtccctttgtcctcctcagcctTGACACTCCCAGAGCCTGGACCTGGAGTCAGGACAACAAG ATCTTTTCCTGTCTGATGGCGTTCTTCCTGTGTAACATGATGGAGACTCACTTCTTGTCTACTGGAGCCTTCGAGGTCACTCTTAACG ATGTCCCACTGTGGTCGAAGCTTCAGTCCGGGTACGTCCCAAACATCCAGGAGATGTTTCAGATCCTTGACAATCACCTGAAGATGAATGAGATGGGTCAGGTGAACTTCTCTTAA
- the rnf4 gene encoding E3 ubiquitin-protein ligase RNF4 isoform X2 — translation MANVSMNSNGSPPTETIDVMDNADDSVEEVVDLTCEGMEAAVVDLTTNNDSVLLVDEGPRNGRVTAGESYVVSSDEDEDTPPVLHASTMSSSHSSRLTPGTISCPVCLDVYSEIIESGRLVVSTKCGHVFCSQCLRDALASSHNCPTCRKRLTHRQYHPLYI, via the exons atggctaatgttagcatgaACTCTAATGGTAGCCCCCCAACAGAGACCATTGATGTGATGGATAATGCAGACGACA gtgtggaggaggtggtggatcTGACCTGTGAAGGAATGGAGGCTGCTGTGGTTGATCTAACCACCAACAATGACTCTGTTCTA CTGGTGGATGAAG GTCCTCGGAACGGGAGAGTCACTGCAGGCGAGAGTTATGTGGTCAGCAGCGATGAAGATGAAGATACGCCCCCTGTCCTCCACGCTTCCACAATGTCTTCATCGCATAGTTCCAG GTTGACTCCAGGAACCATCAGCTGTCCCGTCTGTCTGGACGTTTACTCTGAG ATCATCGAAAGCGGCCGATTGGTTGTTTCCACAAAGTGCGGTCACGTGTTCTGCAGTCAGTGCCTGAGAGATGCTTTGGCATCATCGCACAATTGTCCCACCTGCAGAAAAAGACTCACCCACCGCCAGTACCACCCCCTCTACAtctga
- the rnf4 gene encoding E3 ubiquitin-protein ligase RNF4 isoform X1 — protein MSSSAQRKRRTTGSPLLSRSRTKTSRTANARRMANVSMNSNGSPPTETIDVMDNADDSVEEVVDLTCEGMEAAVVDLTTNNDSVLLVDEGPRNGRVTAGESYVVSSDEDEDTPPVLHASTMSSSHSSRLTPGTISCPVCLDVYSEIIESGRLVVSTKCGHVFCSQCLRDALASSHNCPTCRKRLTHRQYHPLYI, from the exons ATGAGCAGCTCT gctcagaggaagaggaggaccacAGGGAGTCCTCTGCTTTCCAGATCCAGGACTAAGACCAGCAGGACAGCAAACGCTAGGAGGatggctaatgttagcatgaACTCTAATGGTAGCCCCCCAACAGAGACCATTGATGTGATGGATAATGCAGACGACA gtgtggaggaggtggtggatcTGACCTGTGAAGGAATGGAGGCTGCTGTGGTTGATCTAACCACCAACAATGACTCTGTTCTA CTGGTGGATGAAG GTCCTCGGAACGGGAGAGTCACTGCAGGCGAGAGTTATGTGGTCAGCAGCGATGAAGATGAAGATACGCCCCCTGTCCTCCACGCTTCCACAATGTCTTCATCGCATAGTTCCAG GTTGACTCCAGGAACCATCAGCTGTCCCGTCTGTCTGGACGTTTACTCTGAG ATCATCGAAAGCGGCCGATTGGTTGTTTCCACAAAGTGCGGTCACGTGTTCTGCAGTCAGTGCCTGAGAGATGCTTTGGCATCATCGCACAATTGTCCCACCTGCAGAAAAAGACTCACCCACCGCCAGTACCACCCCCTCTACAtctga